In Curtobacterium sp. MCPF17_002, one genomic interval encodes:
- a CDS encoding amidase domain-containing protein, protein MTASLTRRSLLSLAGVTGIGLAVAACSSGDGGPGGGKSSATGDGSGSETPTAKPVAKSLIPAQVPLAGGVTISVAGTGLAAVKGVTVGGIAARGVKASATKVTFTAPHQAMYTAGSADVALFTSVIEPAPSANQSSDGNGSAANDGQSGATQDSSTSSSSPTAAAVPDASTAVATTTLAYAALTDVDRQLQYAMAHWSDYNLAEYGTMNPIGGDCANYVSQTLIARGWKQRDDWYNRAAGAEHTATWTYCPTMDPWLTANAAEFGLTRRSLDERDEVKVGDIVFYDWNDNDSPDHTTIVSEVFTEADGTVRIKSASHNQDGPYRDLDEMITVQHPGGTAWFHTFDA, encoded by the coding sequence ATGACTGCTTCGTTGACCCGCCGGTCCCTGCTCTCCCTCGCCGGCGTGACCGGGATCGGGCTCGCGGTGGCGGCGTGCTCGTCCGGCGACGGTGGTCCGGGCGGCGGCAAGTCCTCGGCCACGGGTGACGGCAGCGGGTCCGAGACCCCGACGGCGAAGCCCGTCGCGAAGTCCCTCATCCCCGCGCAGGTCCCGCTCGCCGGCGGGGTGACGATCTCGGTCGCCGGCACCGGGCTGGCCGCGGTCAAGGGCGTCACCGTCGGTGGGATCGCTGCGCGGGGCGTGAAGGCGTCCGCGACGAAGGTCACCTTCACGGCGCCGCACCAGGCGATGTACACCGCCGGGTCCGCCGACGTCGCACTCTTCACCTCGGTCATCGAGCCGGCGCCCTCGGCGAACCAGTCCTCGGACGGCAACGGCAGTGCCGCGAACGACGGGCAGTCCGGGGCGACGCAGGACTCGTCGACGTCGAGCTCGTCGCCCACCGCCGCCGCCGTGCCGGACGCCTCGACGGCCGTGGCGACGACGACCCTCGCGTACGCCGCCCTGACCGACGTCGACCGGCAGCTCCAGTACGCGATGGCGCACTGGAGCGACTACAACCTCGCCGAGTACGGCACGATGAACCCGATCGGCGGCGACTGCGCGAACTACGTCAGCCAGACGCTCATCGCCCGCGGGTGGAAGCAGCGCGACGACTGGTACAACCGGGCCGCCGGCGCGGAGCACACCGCCACGTGGACGTACTGCCCGACGATGGACCCGTGGCTGACCGCGAACGCCGCGGAGTTCGGGCTGACCCGACGGTCCCTCGACGAGCGGGACGAGGTCAAGGTCGGCGACATCGTCTTCTACGACTGGAACGACAACGACTCGCCCGACCACACCACGATCGTGTCCGAGGTCTTCACCGAGGCGGACGGCACCGTCCGCATCAAGTCGGCGAGCCACAACCAGGACGGCCCGTACCGCGACCTCGACGAGATGATCACCGTGCAGCACCCGGGCGGTACCGCCTGGTTCCACACGTTCGACGCGTAG
- a CDS encoding 5-formyltetrahydrofolate cyclo-ligase, with product MIADLGNEKRALRAELRQRRRTRTTTERDADASALTATLQRFAEERQVRSIALYLSAPDEPNVRPFLNWAYDNGLRVLLPVTREDGLLDWAVGDGSSETEGLFGMPEVVGEVLSPLAINDVDAILAPAAAVGHDGVRMGWGRGYYDKTLGSMANRPPVYAVIFDAEYLDEVPREAHDEPVDGIITPSRIITFRS from the coding sequence ATGATCGCCGATCTCGGGAACGAGAAGCGCGCCCTGCGAGCCGAGCTCCGGCAGCGGCGGCGCACCCGGACCACGACCGAACGCGATGCGGACGCCAGCGCACTCACCGCGACCCTGCAGCGCTTCGCCGAGGAGCGTCAGGTCCGGTCGATCGCGCTCTACCTGTCCGCGCCGGACGAACCCAACGTGCGACCGTTCCTGAACTGGGCGTACGACAACGGGCTGCGGGTCCTGCTCCCCGTCACCCGCGAGGACGGACTGCTCGACTGGGCGGTCGGCGACGGGTCCTCCGAGACCGAGGGGCTCTTCGGCATGCCCGAGGTCGTCGGCGAGGTGCTCTCCCCCCTCGCCATCAACGACGTCGACGCGATCCTCGCCCCGGCCGCCGCGGTGGGGCATGACGGGGTCCGGATGGGCTGGGGACGGGGCTACTACGACAAGACCCTCGGGTCGATGGCGAACCGTCCGCCCGTCTATGCTGTGATCTTCGACGCGGAGTACCTCGACGAGGTCCCGCGCGAAGCCCACGACGAACCCGTCGACGGCATCATCACGCCGTCCCGCATCATCACGTTCCGGAGCTAG
- a CDS encoding GNAT family protein: MTTIPTLSHGRVTIRPLRLRDTRDLDVALATNRSWLRTWEATNPTGHVSTDVRGSIRALQANARAGLGLPFAMELDGRFVGQLNVSGITYGSLASASIGYWVVEDAAGHNVTPISVAMAVDHCFRAVGIHRIEICIRPENAPSLRVVEKLGFRFEGLRRRYIHINGDWRDHFCFALVAEEVREGVLERWVRGEVPPGVGSVPLAARDEAALPLHTTPRV, from the coding sequence ATGACGACGATCCCGACCCTGTCCCACGGGCGGGTCACCATCCGGCCCCTCCGGCTGCGCGACACGCGTGACCTCGACGTCGCGCTCGCGACCAACCGTTCGTGGCTCCGCACGTGGGAGGCCACGAACCCCACCGGACACGTCTCCACCGACGTCCGCGGCAGCATCCGCGCGCTCCAGGCCAACGCCCGCGCGGGGCTCGGGCTCCCGTTCGCGATGGAGCTCGACGGTCGTTTCGTCGGACAGCTGAACGTCTCCGGCATCACCTACGGCTCGCTCGCCAGCGCGTCGATCGGCTACTGGGTCGTCGAGGACGCCGCCGGCCACAACGTCACGCCGATCTCCGTCGCGATGGCGGTGGACCACTGCTTCCGTGCGGTCGGCATCCACCGGATCGAGATCTGCATCCGTCCGGAGAACGCGCCGTCGCTGCGCGTCGTCGAGAAGCTCGGCTTCCGGTTCGAGGGGCTCCGCCGTCGCTACATCCACATCAACGGCGACTGGCGCGACCACTTCTGCTTCGCGCTCGTCGCCGAGGAGGTCCGCGAGGGCGTCCTCGAGCGCTGGGTCCGCGGCGAGGTCCCGCCGGGTGTCGGCAGCGTCCCGCTCGCCGCGCGCGACGAGGCGGCGCTGCCGCTGCACACGACCCCCCGCGTCTGA
- a CDS encoding FmdB family zinc ribbon protein — MPTYSYRCTECGNAFDIKQSFSDATLTECPVCGGVLRKVFSPVGVTFNGGGFYRTDSRATPKAEGSSSSGSSGSSSPAPAPAKTESKPSTPKPSTSAS; from the coding sequence GTGCCCACCTACTCGTACCGCTGCACCGAGTGCGGCAACGCCTTCGACATCAAGCAGTCCTTCTCCGACGCCACGCTCACCGAGTGCCCGGTGTGCGGCGGCGTCCTGCGCAAGGTCTTCTCGCCGGTCGGCGTCACCTTCAACGGCGGTGGGTTCTACCGCACGGACTCGCGCGCGACGCCGAAGGCCGAGGGGTCGTCGTCGTCCGGGTCGTCCGGGTCGTCGTCGCCCGCACCCGCGCCGGCCAAGACCGAGTCGAAGCCCAGCACGCCGAAGCCGAGCACCTCCGCGTCCTGA
- the galU gene encoding UTP--glucose-1-phosphate uridylyltransferase GalU, with product MGFQISKAVIPAAGLGTRFLPATKAMPKEMLPVVDKPAIQYVVEEAVGAGLTDVLMITGRNKNALENHFDHVSELEETLKKKGDHEKLQKVNQSTDLADMHYVRQGDPLGLGHAVLRAKMHVGREPFAVLLGDDIIDARDPLLQRMIEVQGEKNATVVALLEVPESQTHLYGIATVEQTDTDDVVKITGLVEKPAQGEAPSNLAIIGRYVIRPEVFDVLEKQEPGKGGEIQLTDALMKMASAEEWTGGVYGVVFRGRRYDTGDKLDYIKAIVQLASDREDLGPDLKSWLKEFNAGE from the coding sequence ATGGGCTTCCAGATTTCGAAGGCGGTGATCCCAGCTGCAGGGCTGGGCACCCGCTTCCTCCCCGCGACCAAGGCGATGCCGAAGGAGATGCTCCCCGTCGTCGACAAGCCGGCCATCCAGTACGTGGTGGAAGAGGCTGTCGGTGCCGGGCTGACCGACGTGCTGATGATCACGGGCCGCAACAAGAACGCGCTCGAGAACCACTTCGACCACGTGTCCGAGCTCGAGGAGACCCTCAAGAAGAAGGGCGACCACGAGAAGCTGCAGAAGGTGAACCAGTCCACGGACCTCGCCGACATGCACTACGTCCGTCAGGGTGACCCGCTCGGCCTCGGCCACGCGGTGCTCCGCGCGAAGATGCACGTCGGCCGCGAGCCGTTCGCCGTGCTCCTCGGTGACGACATCATCGACGCCCGCGACCCGCTGCTGCAGCGCATGATCGAGGTCCAGGGCGAGAAGAACGCGACCGTCGTGGCCCTGCTCGAGGTCCCCGAGTCGCAGACGCACCTCTACGGCATCGCCACGGTCGAGCAGACCGACACCGACGACGTCGTGAAGATCACCGGCCTCGTCGAGAAGCCGGCTCAGGGCGAGGCCCCCTCGAACCTGGCCATCATCGGCCGTTACGTCATCCGTCCCGAGGTCTTCGACGTCCTCGAGAAGCAGGAGCCGGGCAAGGGCGGCGAGATCCAGCTGACCGACGCGCTCATGAAGATGGCGAGCGCCGAGGAGTGGACCGGAGGCGTGTACGGCGTCGTGTTCCGTGGACGCCGGTACGACACGGGTGACAAACTCGACTACATCAAGGCGATCGTGCAGCTCGCCTCGGACCGCGAGGACCTCGGCCCCGACCTCAAGTCGTGGCTCAAGGAGTTCAACGCGGGCGAATGA
- the mscL gene encoding large conductance mechanosensitive channel protein MscL produces MKGFKEFLLRGNVIDLAVAVVIGAAFTAIVTAIVNALINPLIGAVFNASSLDKALIWKIPTVSGGHAEILFGAIIGAALNFIIVAAVVYFALVLPVNHLKKVAFERVKNDEEQTPQDVPPTDVEVLLEIRDLLRTQNGVPANPGGGAHVAPSNAPEGPGIGGTTKL; encoded by the coding sequence GTGAAGGGATTCAAGGAGTTCCTGCTCCGCGGCAACGTCATCGACCTGGCCGTCGCAGTCGTCATCGGTGCGGCGTTCACCGCGATCGTCACGGCGATCGTCAACGCGCTCATCAACCCGCTCATCGGTGCCGTCTTCAACGCGTCGAGCCTCGACAAGGCGCTCATCTGGAAGATCCCCACGGTGTCCGGTGGACACGCGGAGATCCTCTTCGGCGCGATCATCGGTGCCGCGCTCAACTTCATCATCGTGGCCGCGGTGGTGTACTTCGCCCTCGTGCTCCCCGTGAACCACCTCAAGAAGGTCGCGTTCGAGCGGGTCAAGAACGACGAGGAGCAGACGCCGCAGGACGTCCCGCCGACCGACGTCGAGGTGCTGCTCGAGATCCGCGACCTGCTCCGCACGCAGAACGGCGTGCCCGCGAACCCGGGCGGCGGCGCGCACGTCGCCCCGTCGAACGCTCCCGAGGGGCCCGGCATCGGCGGCACGACGAAGCTCTAG
- a CDS encoding ATP-binding protein, with the protein MTDGGDDVNDDVRVEGAVAPGDDRNEQHDQQGEQDQSGQQEETVVSDEPDRTLRPELQLTSPQAISLGDPRLQAGNAAEPVWDVWRKQLTGVGSTSPLTHFSDHPRARIELSTTHPGGLAQFITGKTTLLSSLIRDEVALRAARIAAAQVEAKGTELATVRGIDAVKLGIGMADWKHGDEQFRGPVLLRPLAIRRHGRDFEVRLLGEPVLNPGLADALHEQFGVILDAQSFVALAQQDGSFTPNPVIDRLRGLTAHIPGFSVHARLVVSTFAEVATGMVEDTEDLSHPVLDALAGNPSAKWQVEQSYHPVEQTPSDERSPETDTLLLDADDEQENVIAQITAGNSIVVKTLPGTGGTQTIVNALGGLVAANKRVLVVSPRRATLRGIAARFAEVQLPGVAVTPGTLRRDVVRSIARNEKASRPNLREVDDALVRLRKVLKDYRGSLTRVDPDFRVSVLDCLVELSRLSLLPVPPSTTARLSKTSVTSMVEGRSRVAETMVSAANLGEFRYGPDDSPWYGAKFSSSDGAQRAHKTAKDLDADGLPTLLRRAHDLVATTHMRQFTTINELGIYLRLLTEIRDTLDRFLPVVFDRSVSELVAATAPRGEGAPMSATNRRRLKKLAREYVRPGVHVSDVHEALTRVQQQRVLWQRYVAAGVNPEVPTGIADVQVLFSNVVEDLARLDEPLGRASRETQLANVPIDELVPTIARLAEESDVLHNLQERTELMQTLRDLQLEPLITDLANRHVPDTHVPAELELAWWQSALETMLESDRALLGANTDMLDRVEADFRLVDDAHAAGVSQGLAWQLAENWKVGLVDWPDEATALKTQLKEGAISSRLLQDSAPHLSRSIAPVWLASPYEVSQIADTMPFDTVILVDAGAVTIAETVGAVRRARQTVVFGDPVTQTPSPFRIAVDPAHRALQVDEETLDGFHADSALAKLSTLLPTLSLTRSYRAGGEDLAELVNRRFYGGRIESLPWAGSFLGHGSIALDYVSDGKAVPDPESGAVESVDAEVDRVVRLVMDHARTRPTESLMVITASAKHAVRVEQAVLTAAQGHKDLTEFVIGDRAEPFIVATLEQSVAQSRDRVVFSIGYGRTPHGRVLRDFGPLGKPGGERLLAVAMTRARRSMVIVTCFQPSDIEAERMGHGTVALAEILAEVRARTTAEYVPDDSDPLLVDLARRLEMRGIPVALGHRGKLGLVAAHGGVCVTIETDASLVKGSLRESLRLRPEVLRRLGWHYVRVHAFQLFSDPDRVANTVAAVLGVDRGATQEISIPPIPARR; encoded by the coding sequence GTGACCGACGGCGGGGACGACGTGAACGACGACGTCCGCGTCGAGGGTGCTGTCGCGCCCGGAGACGACCGGAACGAACAGCACGACCAGCAGGGGGAGCAGGACCAGTCGGGGCAGCAGGAAGAGACCGTCGTGAGTGACGAACCCGACCGCACCCTGCGTCCGGAACTGCAGCTCACGAGTCCGCAGGCGATCAGCCTGGGTGATCCGCGCCTCCAGGCAGGCAACGCCGCCGAGCCCGTGTGGGACGTGTGGCGGAAGCAGCTGACGGGTGTCGGCAGCACGAGCCCGCTGACCCACTTCTCGGACCACCCGCGCGCCCGCATCGAGCTCTCCACGACGCACCCCGGTGGCCTCGCCCAGTTCATCACCGGCAAGACCACGCTGCTCTCCAGCCTCATCCGTGACGAGGTCGCGCTCCGTGCCGCCCGCATCGCCGCCGCGCAGGTCGAGGCGAAGGGCACCGAGCTCGCCACCGTGCGCGGCATCGACGCCGTGAAGCTCGGCATCGGCATGGCCGACTGGAAGCACGGCGACGAGCAGTTCCGCGGGCCGGTGCTCCTCCGCCCGCTGGCCATCCGTCGCCACGGACGCGACTTCGAGGTGCGCCTGCTCGGCGAACCCGTCCTCAACCCCGGCCTCGCCGACGCCCTGCACGAGCAGTTCGGCGTCATCCTCGACGCCCAGTCCTTCGTGGCGCTGGCGCAGCAGGACGGCTCCTTCACGCCGAACCCCGTCATCGACCGCCTGCGCGGCCTGACCGCCCACATCCCGGGCTTCTCGGTGCACGCACGCCTCGTCGTGTCGACGTTCGCCGAGGTCGCGACCGGCATGGTCGAGGACACCGAGGACCTGTCGCACCCGGTCCTCGACGCCCTCGCCGGCAACCCGAGCGCCAAGTGGCAGGTCGAGCAGTCCTACCACCCGGTCGAGCAGACCCCGTCGGACGAGCGCAGCCCGGAGACGGACACGCTCCTGCTCGACGCCGACGACGAGCAGGAGAACGTGATCGCGCAGATCACGGCCGGTAACTCGATCGTCGTGAAGACCCTCCCGGGCACCGGTGGCACGCAGACGATCGTGAACGCGCTGGGCGGCCTCGTCGCCGCGAACAAGCGGGTGCTCGTCGTGAGCCCCCGCCGCGCGACCCTCCGTGGCATCGCCGCCCGCTTCGCCGAGGTCCAGCTGCCCGGGGTCGCGGTGACGCCCGGCACGCTCCGCCGTGACGTCGTGCGGTCCATCGCGCGCAACGAGAAGGCGTCGCGCCCGAACCTCCGCGAGGTCGACGACGCCCTCGTCCGGCTGCGCAAGGTGCTCAAGGACTACCGCGGGTCGCTGACCCGCGTGGACCCGGACTTCCGCGTCTCCGTGCTCGACTGCCTCGTCGAACTGTCGCGGCTCTCGCTCCTGCCGGTGCCGCCGTCGACCACCGCTCGGCTCTCGAAGACCTCGGTGACGTCGATGGTCGAGGGACGCTCGCGCGTCGCCGAGACGATGGTCAGCGCGGCGAACCTCGGTGAGTTCCGCTACGGCCCGGACGACTCGCCCTGGTACGGCGCGAAGTTTTCCTCGAGCGACGGAGCGCAGCGCGCCCACAAGACCGCGAAGGACCTCGACGCCGACGGGCTGCCGACGCTGCTCCGCCGTGCCCACGACCTCGTGGCGACGACGCACATGCGGCAGTTCACGACGATCAACGAGCTCGGCATCTACCTGCGCCTGCTCACCGAGATCCGGGACACGCTCGACCGCTTCCTGCCCGTCGTCTTCGACCGGTCGGTCTCCGAGCTCGTCGCCGCCACCGCTCCGCGCGGTGAGGGCGCCCCGATGTCCGCGACGAACCGTCGCCGCCTGAAGAAGCTGGCGCGCGAGTACGTGCGTCCCGGCGTGCACGTGTCCGACGTGCACGAGGCGCTCACCCGCGTCCAGCAGCAGCGCGTGCTCTGGCAGCGGTACGTCGCCGCCGGCGTCAACCCCGAGGTCCCCACCGGCATCGCGGACGTCCAGGTGCTGTTCTCGAACGTGGTCGAGGACCTCGCGCGCCTCGACGAACCCCTCGGCCGCGCATCGCGTGAGACCCAGCTGGCGAACGTGCCGATCGACGAGCTCGTCCCGACGATCGCCCGCCTCGCGGAGGAGTCGGACGTCCTGCACAACCTGCAGGAGCGCACCGAGCTCATGCAGACCCTCCGTGACCTGCAGCTCGAACCGCTCATCACCGACCTGGCGAACCGCCACGTCCCGGACACGCACGTGCCCGCCGAGCTCGAGCTCGCGTGGTGGCAGTCGGCGCTCGAGACGATGCTCGAGTCCGACCGGGCCCTGCTCGGTGCGAACACCGACATGCTCGACCGGGTCGAGGCCGACTTCCGCCTCGTCGACGACGCGCACGCGGCCGGGGTCTCCCAGGGCCTGGCGTGGCAGCTCGCCGAGAACTGGAAGGTCGGGCTCGTCGACTGGCCGGACGAAGCCACGGCGCTCAAGACCCAGCTCAAGGAGGGCGCGATCAGCTCGCGCCTCCTGCAGGACTCCGCCCCGCACCTGTCCCGGTCGATCGCCCCCGTCTGGCTCGCGAGCCCGTACGAGGTGTCCCAGATCGCGGACACGATGCCGTTCGACACGGTCATCCTCGTCGACGCCGGCGCCGTCACCATCGCGGAGACCGTCGGTGCCGTCCGCCGCGCCCGCCAGACCGTCGTGTTCGGCGACCCGGTCACGCAGACCCCGTCGCCGTTCCGGATCGCCGTCGACCCCGCGCACCGTGCACTGCAGGTCGACGAGGAGACGCTCGACGGCTTCCACGCCGACTCCGCGCTCGCGAAGCTGTCCACCCTGCTGCCGACGCTGTCGCTCACCCGGTCGTACCGCGCCGGCGGCGAGGACCTCGCCGAGCTCGTCAACCGCCGCTTCTACGGCGGTCGGATCGAGTCGCTGCCGTGGGCCGGGTCGTTCCTCGGACACGGTTCCATCGCGCTCGACTACGTCAGCGACGGCAAGGCCGTGCCGGACCCCGAGTCCGGAGCCGTCGAGAGCGTCGACGCCGAGGTGGACCGCGTCGTCCGACTCGTGATGGACCACGCACGCACGCGGCCGACCGAGTCGCTCATGGTCATCACCGCCTCGGCGAAGCACGCCGTCCGGGTCGAGCAGGCCGTGCTCACCGCGGCACAGGGCCACAAGGACCTCACCGAGTTCGTCATCGGGGACCGCGCAGAGCCCTTCATCGTCGCGACGCTCGAGCAGTCCGTCGCCCAGAGCCGCGACCGCGTCGTGTTCTCGATCGGCTACGGCCGGACACCGCACGGTCGCGTGCTGCGCGACTTCGGTCCGCTCGGCAAGCCCGGTGGAGAGCGCCTGCTCGCGGTCGCGATGACCCGCGCCCGTCGCTCGATGGTCATCGTCACGTGCTTCCAGCCGTCCGACATCGAGGCCGAGCGGATGGGCCACGGCACCGTCGCGCTGGCCGAGATCCTCGCGGAGGTCCGTGCCCGCACGACCGCCGAGTACGTGCCGGACGACTCCGACCCGCTGCTCGTCGACCTGGCCCGCCGGCTCGAGATGCGCGGCATCCCGGTCGCGCTCGGCCACCGCGGGAAGCTCGGCCTGGTGGCCGCGCACGGCGGGGTCTGCGTGACGATCGAGACCGACGCGTCGCTCGTGAAGGGGTCGCTGCGGGAGTCGCTGCGGCTCCGGCCCGAGGTGCTGCGCCGGCTCGGCTGGCACTACGTGCGCGTGCACGCGTTCCAGCTGTTCTCCGACCCGGACCGCGTCGCGAACACCGTCGCCGCCGTGCTCGGCGTCGACCGCGGCGCCACGCAGGAGATCTCGATCCCGCCGATCCCCGCACGCCGATGA
- a CDS encoding glycoside hydrolase family 2 TIM barrel-domain containing protein translates to MSTLDGTVAAPDTAPTPALPLASRQDGTYPRPQMLRTHWADLDGTWSFRNDGDDDAWRAGFPDARDIVVPFPPESVASGIDEPGFHPVVWYSRPITRAELDAAGHGAAAPRLVLHFGAVDHRARVWIDGQFIGEHEGGHTPFSLDVTEALATDPDAVHTLVVRAEDDPHDLTQPRGKQDWHEDPHAIWYRRTTGIWQTVWLEAVPTASISYLRWTNVDHETLRLTVRIAGVRTGGERLRVEARWDERDEHLATIESTLGTTGDEFDVLVPLARQSNGQAEDELHWTPEAPRLVDATVTLLPAGTGTTPTDAVASYFGVRTVGIDGGAFLLNGRRYDVRSVLNQGYWPDSHIAAPSREALRREVELIKELGFNAARNHQKIEDPRFLYWADRLGILVWGEAPGAYAFSPRAVQRLVREWMDAVERDASHPSIVTWVPANESWGVQHIATDPAQQAYARALADVTRAIDPTRPVISNDGWEHTNSDILTVHDYEGDGPRMAATYADDVARTVLVNGIGPADRRILVGGAADHGQPVMLTEFGGVNYQPGSQREDGWGYTSAVDGDDWIARITALYDAIRASSFLAGSCYTQLTDTMQETNGLLNADRTPKVPIEQIRRAVTGR, encoded by the coding sequence ATGAGCACGCTCGACGGCACCGTCGCCGCACCTGACACCGCCCCCACGCCGGCCCTCCCGCTCGCCTCTCGGCAGGACGGCACGTACCCCCGCCCCCAGATGCTCCGCACCCACTGGGCGGACCTCGACGGCACGTGGTCGTTCCGGAACGACGGCGACGACGACGCGTGGCGCGCGGGCTTCCCGGACGCCCGCGACATCGTCGTCCCGTTCCCGCCCGAGTCCGTCGCGTCCGGTATCGACGAGCCGGGCTTCCACCCCGTGGTCTGGTACTCCCGTCCGATCACCCGCGCCGAGCTGGACGCTGCCGGCCACGGTGCCGCCGCGCCCCGCCTGGTCCTGCACTTCGGCGCCGTCGACCACCGCGCCCGCGTCTGGATCGACGGGCAGTTCATCGGCGAGCACGAGGGCGGCCACACCCCGTTCTCGCTCGACGTGACCGAGGCCCTCGCCACCGACCCGGACGCCGTGCACACCCTGGTCGTCCGCGCCGAGGACGACCCGCACGACCTCACCCAGCCCCGCGGCAAGCAGGACTGGCACGAGGACCCGCACGCCATCTGGTACCGCCGGACCACCGGGATCTGGCAGACCGTGTGGCTCGAGGCCGTGCCCACCGCATCGATCTCGTACCTCCGCTGGACGAACGTCGACCACGAGACCCTCCGCCTGACCGTCCGGATCGCCGGTGTCCGCACGGGCGGCGAACGCCTCCGCGTCGAGGCCCGCTGGGACGAGCGTGACGAGCACCTCGCCACGATCGAGTCCACCCTCGGCACGACCGGCGACGAGTTCGACGTGCTCGTGCCGCTCGCCCGTCAGTCGAACGGGCAGGCCGAGGACGAACTGCACTGGACGCCGGAGGCCCCGCGCCTCGTCGACGCCACGGTGACCCTGCTGCCCGCCGGGACCGGCACCACGCCGACCGACGCCGTCGCCTCGTACTTCGGCGTACGCACGGTCGGCATTGACGGGGGCGCCTTCCTGCTCAACGGCCGCCGCTACGACGTCCGCAGTGTCCTCAACCAGGGCTACTGGCCGGACTCCCACATCGCGGCCCCGTCGCGGGAGGCCCTCCGCCGCGAGGTCGAGCTCATCAAGGAGCTCGGCTTCAACGCCGCCCGCAACCACCAGAAGATCGAGGACCCCCGCTTCCTGTACTGGGCGGACCGGCTCGGCATCCTGGTGTGGGGCGAGGCACCGGGCGCCTACGCGTTCTCGCCGCGCGCGGTGCAGCGACTCGTGCGCGAGTGGATGGACGCCGTCGAGCGCGATGCCTCGCACCCGTCGATCGTGACCTGGGTCCCCGCGAACGAGAGCTGGGGCGTGCAGCACATCGCCACGGACCCGGCGCAGCAGGCCTACGCCCGTGCCCTCGCCGACGTCACGCGGGCGATCGACCCGACCAGACCGGTGATCTCGAACGACGGCTGGGAGCACACGAACTCGGACATCCTGACGGTCCACGACTACGAGGGCGACGGACCGCGGATGGCGGCCACCTACGCTGACGACGTCGCCCGGACGGTGCTCGTGAACGGGATCGGGCCCGCCGACCGACGCATCCTCGTCGGCGGCGCCGCGGACCACGGACAGCCGGTGATGCTGACCGAGTTCGGCGGCGTGAACTACCAGCCCGGTTCGCAGCGCGAGGACGGCTGGGGGTACACCTCCGCCGTCGACGGTGACGACTGGATCGCCCGCATCACGGCGCTGTACGACGCGATCCGTGCGAGCTCGTTCCTCGCCGGCTCCTGCTACACGCAGCTGACGGACACGATGCAGGAGACGAACGGCCTGCTGAACGCCGACCGCACCCCGAAGGTGCCGATCGAGCAGATCCGGCGCGCGGTCACGGGTCGCTGA
- a CDS encoding CDP-alcohol phosphatidyltransferase family protein translates to MTDTARQRPDWQTWPNLITLFRFVLIPVFVGLVVAGHPGWALVALVVLGVSDWADGFIARRFDQTSQLGKSLDPVADRLAIIAIVLSLVLVGLLPWWVVAVVVLVDLVLVVLSSVLFHGNPDLDVTWTGKIRSALLFVGLPVLLFSAVHTVDENAPWVRVVALVFVYLGTAGHVLAGAQYAVAMFAKRRTVAAAR, encoded by the coding sequence ATGACTGACACCGCGCGGCAGCGCCCCGACTGGCAGACCTGGCCGAACCTGATCACGCTCTTCCGGTTCGTGCTGATCCCGGTCTTCGTGGGCCTCGTCGTCGCCGGTCACCCCGGCTGGGCGCTCGTCGCCCTCGTCGTCCTCGGCGTGAGCGACTGGGCGGACGGTTTCATCGCGCGGAGGTTCGACCAGACGTCGCAGCTCGGCAAGTCGCTCGACCCCGTGGCGGACCGGCTCGCCATCATCGCGATCGTGCTGTCGCTCGTGCTCGTCGGGCTGCTGCCGTGGTGGGTCGTCGCCGTCGTGGTGCTCGTCGACCTCGTGCTCGTCGTGCTCTCGAGCGTGCTCTTCCACGGCAACCCGGACCTCGACGTCACGTGGACCGGCAAGATCCGTTCGGCGCTGCTGTTCGTCGGCCTGCCGGTGCTGCTCTTCTCCGCCGTGCACACCGTCGACGAGAACGCGCCGTGGGTGCGGGTCGTCGCCCTGGTGTTCGTGTACCTCGGCACCGCCGGGCACGTGCTCGCGGGCGCGCAGTACGCGGTCGCGATGTTCGCGAAGCGCCGCACGGTGGCCGCCGCGCGCTGA